The Streptomyces sp. NBC_01353 genome contains a region encoding:
- a CDS encoding NAD(P)-dependent alcohol dehydrogenase — protein MKAIVQDRYGSADVLEFKDIETPVPGDREVLVRVHAASVNARDWHVMRGDPYLARLVLGVRRPKAEILGTDFAGRVEAVGAGVTRLRPGDEVFGEAEGAFAEYMCASEDVVERRPANLSFEQAAAIPLAGTTALMGLRDLGGVRQGQKVLINGASGGVGTFAVQIAKASGADVTGVCSTRNVELVRSLGADHVVDYTQEDFATGTERYDLLFDLVGNRSLAECRRVLTPTGTLVLSGGGVFEGGSVVGPMGLLLKGQLLSRFVRHRLLVLSASPGREKLAALRDLAESGSITPVIDRTYPLNEVPEAIRYMEIEHARAKVVVSSPPPSAP, from the coding sequence ATGAAGGCAATCGTTCAGGACCGGTACGGCTCGGCGGACGTGCTGGAGTTCAAGGACATCGAGACGCCGGTGCCGGGCGACCGCGAGGTGCTCGTACGGGTCCACGCGGCGTCGGTCAACGCGCGCGACTGGCATGTCATGCGGGGCGATCCGTATCTGGCGCGTCTGGTGCTCGGAGTCCGCAGACCGAAGGCCGAGATCCTGGGTACGGACTTCGCGGGCCGGGTGGAGGCGGTGGGTGCGGGGGTGACGCGACTGCGCCCCGGTGACGAGGTGTTCGGCGAGGCCGAAGGGGCGTTCGCGGAGTACATGTGCGCCTCCGAGGACGTCGTGGAGCGAAGACCGGCGAACCTGTCGTTCGAGCAGGCGGCGGCGATTCCGCTGGCCGGCACCACCGCCCTCATGGGGCTGCGCGACCTGGGCGGCGTGCGGCAGGGGCAGAAGGTGCTGATCAACGGTGCGTCAGGAGGTGTGGGCACGTTCGCCGTACAGATCGCGAAGGCTTCCGGCGCGGACGTCACGGGTGTGTGCAGTACGCGGAACGTGGAGCTGGTCCGCTCGCTCGGCGCGGACCATGTCGTCGACTACACCCAGGAGGACTTCGCCACGGGCACGGAGCGCTACGACCTCCTGTTCGACCTGGTGGGCAATCGATCGCTGGCCGAGTGCCGACGCGTCCTGACCCCCACCGGGACGCTCGTCCTGTCCGGCGGCGGCGTCTTCGAAGGGGGCAGTGTGGTCGGGCCGATGGGGCTTCTCCTCAAGGGACAGCTGCTGTCCCGCTTCGTACGCCACCGGCTGCTCGTGCTCTCGGCCTCCCCCGGCAGGGAGAAGCTCGCGGCCCTGCGGGACCTGGCCGAGAGCGGGAGCATCACACCGGTGATCGACCGGACCTATCCGCTGAACGAGGTGCCGGAGGCCATCCGCTACATGGAGATCGAGCACGCCCGCGCGAAGGTCGTCGTCAGTTCCCCTCCGCCATCAGCACCTTGA
- a CDS encoding TetR/AcrR family transcriptional regulator: MGHKEDLLEGAKRCLLEKGYARTTARDIVAASGTNLASIGYHYGSKEALLQQAFLTLTEEWGNQVGPAGSGEEKKALPADPYQRFHGLWEQVIAAADASRPVWKLQTEVVTRLDDDEKLREAIKEPQREGRLGMAEGFLGIDPEADPEKARVAGLLCQALVTGVMIQWMVDPETAPTADDLTEGLKVLMAEGN; the protein is encoded by the coding sequence ATGGGACACAAGGAAGACCTGCTCGAAGGCGCCAAGCGCTGCCTCCTGGAGAAGGGCTACGCCCGCACCACGGCCCGCGACATCGTCGCCGCCTCGGGCACCAACCTGGCCTCCATCGGCTACCACTACGGCTCCAAGGAGGCCCTGCTCCAGCAGGCCTTCCTGACGCTGACGGAGGAGTGGGGCAACCAGGTCGGCCCGGCCGGGAGCGGCGAGGAGAAGAAGGCGCTGCCGGCCGACCCGTACCAGCGCTTCCACGGCCTCTGGGAGCAGGTCATCGCCGCGGCGGACGCCAGCCGACCGGTCTGGAAGCTCCAGACGGAGGTCGTCACCCGGCTCGACGACGACGAGAAGCTCCGCGAGGCCATCAAGGAGCCCCAGCGGGAGGGCCGTCTCGGCATGGCCGAGGGCTTCCTCGGCATCGACCCGGAGGCCGACCCGGAGAAGGCCCGAGTGGCGGGGCTGCTCTGTCAGGCGCTGGTGACCGGCGTGATGATCCAGTGGATGGTGGACCCCGAGACGGCGCCGACCGCCGACGACCTGACCGAAGGACTCAAGGTGCTGATGGCGGAGGGGAACTGA
- a CDS encoding proline dehydrogenase family protein, with protein MLGPVILAASRSDKMRRFVSAAPGTKQVVDRFIAGETVEHVIPIVEDITGRGLEVTLDVVGEDITTVEQSYAARDAYLELIGRLKELGLGECAEMSVKLSMFGQALEGGHELALANVRPVVAAAAEIGTTVTLDAEDHTTLDSMFAIHEELRKDFPQTGCVIQAYLFRTEEDARRLAANGSRVRIVKGAYKEPASVAIQDKPGIDKAYVRIMKILMEGEGYPMIGSHDPRLISIGQELARRAGRKLDEYEFQMLYGIRSEEQNRLAAEGHRMRVYTAYGTDWYGYFMRRLAEKPANLLFFARSILTKG; from the coding sequence GTGCTGGGTCCCGTGATCCTCGCCGCGTCGCGCAGCGACAAGATGCGCCGTTTCGTGTCGGCCGCCCCCGGGACCAAGCAGGTCGTCGACCGGTTCATCGCGGGCGAGACGGTCGAGCACGTCATCCCGATCGTCGAGGACATCACCGGCCGCGGCCTGGAGGTCACCCTCGACGTCGTTGGTGAGGACATCACCACCGTCGAGCAGTCCTACGCCGCCCGTGACGCCTACCTGGAGCTCATCGGCCGCCTCAAGGAGCTGGGCCTCGGCGAGTGCGCCGAGATGTCCGTCAAGCTGTCGATGTTCGGACAGGCGCTGGAGGGTGGCCACGAGCTCGCTCTCGCCAATGTCCGCCCCGTCGTCGCGGCCGCCGCCGAGATCGGCACCACGGTCACCCTGGACGCCGAGGACCACACCACCCTCGACTCGATGTTCGCCATCCACGAGGAGCTGCGGAAGGACTTCCCGCAGACCGGCTGCGTCATCCAGGCGTACCTCTTCCGCACCGAGGAGGACGCCCGCCGCCTCGCCGCCAACGGCTCCCGCGTCCGGATCGTGAAGGGCGCCTACAAGGAGCCCGCCTCCGTCGCCATCCAGGACAAGCCCGGGATCGACAAGGCCTACGTCCGGATCATGAAGATCCTGATGGAGGGCGAGGGCTACCCGATGATCGGCTCCCACGACCCGCGCCTGATCTCCATCGGCCAGGAGCTCGCCCGCCGTGCCGGGCGCAAGCTGGACGAGTACGAGTTCCAGATGCTCTACGGCATCCGCAGCGAGGAGCAGAACCGTCTCGCCGCCGAGGGTCACCGGATGCGCGTCTACACGGCCTACGGCACCGACTGGTACGGCTACTTCATGCGCCGCCTCGCGGAGAAGCCGGCCAACCTGCTCTTCTTCGCCCGCTCCATCCTCACCAAGGGCTGA
- a CDS encoding alpha/beta fold hydrolase produces MSPLQPVHHRTVTVRGHEIHYREAGPADAPALLLLHGFPTSSHMFRDLMPLLAHEFRLIAPDHIGFGRSAAPSTEEFDYTFAELAAVTAEFTETLGLDRFALYIQDYGAPIGLRLALAHPERITAIVTQNGNAYEEGLGADAWAPVLAMIADRTPETEEPVRGIRSLDGIKWQYETGVPAEFRDLLSPDAWHHDAALMAREGQDAIQLDLIGDYGSNFALYPAFHDYFRTTQVPLLAVWGEGDEVFVPAGAKAFGRDLPDAEIHLLPTGHFALETHAPRIAELIGDFLARRVPLRP; encoded by the coding sequence ATGTCTCCACTGCAGCCGGTCCACCACCGCACCGTCACCGTCCGCGGCCACGAGATCCACTACCGGGAGGCGGGCCCCGCGGACGCCCCGGCCCTCCTTCTGCTGCACGGCTTCCCCACCAGCTCGCACATGTTCCGCGATCTGATGCCACTCCTCGCCCACGAATTCCGACTGATCGCCCCGGACCACATCGGCTTCGGTCGCAGCGCGGCGCCGTCGACCGAGGAGTTCGACTACACCTTCGCCGAACTGGCAGCTGTCACCGCGGAGTTCACGGAGACCCTCGGCCTGGACCGGTTCGCCCTCTACATCCAGGACTACGGCGCCCCCATCGGCCTGCGCCTGGCCCTCGCCCACCCGGAGCGGATCACCGCGATCGTCACCCAGAACGGCAACGCCTACGAGGAGGGCCTCGGGGCCGACGCCTGGGCACCCGTCCTCGCGATGATCGCCGACCGCACGCCGGAGACCGAGGAGCCGGTGCGCGGCATCCGCTCCCTGGACGGGATCAAGTGGCAGTACGAGACGGGCGTCCCGGCCGAGTTCCGCGACCTCCTCAGCCCGGACGCCTGGCACCACGACGCCGCCCTGATGGCGCGGGAGGGCCAGGACGCCATCCAGCTCGACCTGATCGGCGACTACGGCTCCAACTTCGCGCTCTACCCCGCCTTCCACGACTACTTCCGCACGACCCAGGTCCCCCTGCTCGCCGTCTGGGGCGAGGGCGACGAGGTCTTCGTCCCGGCGGGCGCCAAGGCCTTCGGCCGCGACCTCCCCGACGCGGAGATCCACCTCCTGCCGACGGGCCACTTCGCCCTGGAGACCCACGCGCCCCGGATCGCCGAGCTGATCGGTGACTTCCTCGCGCGGCGCGTCCCCCTCAGGCCGTAG
- the pruA gene encoding L-glutamate gamma-semialdehyde dehydrogenase, translated as MDAVTQVPAPVNEPVHSYAPGSPERTRLEAKLKELAENPRDLPMTINGVKRMGGGERVDVVQPHNHKAVIGTFAGATQQDAQDAIDAALAAAPAWRAMSFDDRAAIILRAAELLSGPWRETLAASTMLGQSKTAQQAEIDTPCELVDFWRFNVAYARQILAEQPPANSPGVWNRLDHRPLEGFVYAITPFNFTAIAGNLPTAPALMGNVVIWKPSPTQTHSAVLLMELLEEAGLPKGVINLVTGDGIAVSEVALNHRDLAGIHFTGSTKTFQHLWKTVGNNIESYRSYPRIVGETGGKDFVVAHPSADRAILKTALNRGSFEFQGQKCSASSRAYVPASIWNSGFKEEFAAEVDGIKMGDVTDLTNFIGAVIDERSFAKNKAAIDRAKADETCTIVAGGTYDDSEGYFVRPTVIECSDPANEVFTTEYFGPILAIHVYEDDKYDEMLTQMESVSDYALTGSVISGDRAATAYTMEKLRFAAGNFYINDKSTGAVVGQQPFGGGRASGTNDKAGAPQNLMRWTLTRAIKETLVPPTEYGYPHMG; from the coding sequence ATGGACGCTGTAACCCAGGTCCCCGCTCCGGTCAACGAGCCGGTGCACAGCTACGCCCCCGGTTCCCCCGAGCGCACCCGTCTCGAGGCCAAGCTCAAGGAGCTGGCCGAGAACCCGCGCGACCTCCCGATGACGATCAACGGCGTCAAGCGCATGGGTGGCGGCGAGCGCGTCGACGTCGTGCAGCCGCACAACCACAAGGCCGTCATCGGCACCTTCGCCGGCGCCACCCAGCAGGACGCCCAGGACGCCATCGACGCCGCCCTGGCCGCCGCCCCGGCGTGGCGCGCGATGTCCTTCGACGACCGCGCCGCGATCATCCTGCGCGCCGCCGAGCTGCTGTCCGGCCCGTGGCGCGAGACGCTGGCCGCCTCCACCATGCTCGGCCAGTCGAAGACCGCCCAGCAGGCCGAGATCGACACCCCGTGCGAGCTCGTCGACTTCTGGCGCTTCAACGTGGCCTACGCCCGCCAGATCCTGGCCGAGCAGCCGCCGGCGAACTCCCCGGGTGTGTGGAACCGTCTGGACCACCGCCCGCTCGAGGGCTTCGTCTACGCGATCACGCCGTTCAACTTCACGGCCATCGCGGGCAACCTGCCCACCGCCCCCGCCCTCATGGGCAACGTGGTGATCTGGAAGCCGTCCCCGACCCAGACCCACTCCGCCGTGCTCCTCATGGAGCTCCTGGAGGAGGCCGGTCTGCCCAAGGGCGTCATCAACCTGGTGACGGGCGACGGCATCGCCGTCTCCGAGGTGGCCCTGAACCACCGCGACCTGGCCGGCATCCACTTCACCGGCTCGACCAAGACCTTCCAGCACCTGTGGAAGACGGTCGGCAACAACATCGAGTCGTACCGCTCCTACCCGCGGATCGTCGGCGAGACCGGTGGCAAGGACTTCGTCGTCGCCCACCCGAGCGCCGACCGCGCGATCCTGAAGACCGCGCTGAACCGCGGCTCCTTCGAGTTCCAGGGCCAGAAGTGCTCCGCGTCCTCGCGTGCGTACGTCCCGGCCTCCATCTGGAACTCGGGCTTCAAGGAGGAGTTCGCGGCCGAGGTCGACGGCATCAAGATGGGTGACGTCACCGATCTGACGAACTTCATCGGCGCCGTGATCGACGAGCGTTCGTTCGCCAAGAACAAGGCCGCTATCGACCGCGCGAAGGCCGACGAGACCTGCACGATCGTGGCCGGCGGCACCTACGACGACTCGGAGGGCTACTTCGTCCGTCCGACCGTCATCGAGTGCTCCGACCCGGCGAACGAGGTCTTCACGACCGAGTACTTCGGCCCGATCCTCGCGATCCACGTCTACGAGGACGACAAGTACGACGAGATGCTGACCCAGATGGAGTCGGTCTCCGACTACGCGCTGACCGGCTCGGTCATCTCCGGCGACCGCGCCGCCACGGCGTACACGATGGAGAAGCTCCGCTTCGCCGCGGGCAACTTCTACATCAACGACAAGTCGACCGGCGCCGTCGTCGGTCAGCAGCCCTTCGGCGGCGGCCGCGCGTCCGGCACGAACGACAAGGCCGGCGCGCCGCAGAACCTGATGCGCTGGACGCTGACCCGCGCGATCAAGGAGACCCTGGTCCCGCCGACCGAGTACGGCTACCCCCACATGGGCTGA
- a CDS encoding helix-turn-helix domain-containing protein encodes MKGDYQELVDEISALLGAPATLENRDFGLIAFGAHDSDDDSAMDPVRTRSILTRKSTPAVRAWFEGFGITRATGPVRIPAAPDAGVFRDRICLPVRHRGVVLGYVWLLDAEPHPTPAQLTAAMEVAARIGGLLADEERAGSDLSRELRAALTAERGWQYDMALAALRTALGPDAEGLHTMVAVTPWPGEDSPSARTVPAAAALCTVPWPAPATAPATAAGSGEAADGRALAVLVRLRAADNLAPAAAAAGRLRDAAGGTAGAGLGPAAGTKAGTKAGAGTGAATAGSGAGAVAVAGIALPRRGLADLDTAWREAAAAARAAAAQPGLGPLAEWSAIGPYRLLTALPRTAPDPAVQALLSPTHAELARTAEAFLDNAGQAGRTAAALGIHRQTLYYRLSRVEQLTGLDLDAGEDRLLLHMALKAAKL; translated from the coding sequence GTGAAGGGCGACTACCAAGAACTGGTCGACGAGATCTCGGCGCTGCTCGGCGCCCCGGCGACCCTGGAGAACCGCGATTTCGGGCTGATCGCCTTCGGGGCTCACGACAGCGACGACGACAGCGCCATGGACCCGGTCCGCACCCGCTCGATCCTGACGAGAAAGTCGACGCCCGCCGTACGCGCCTGGTTCGAGGGCTTCGGCATCACCCGGGCGACGGGCCCGGTCCGCATCCCGGCCGCACCGGACGCCGGGGTGTTCCGGGACCGGATCTGCCTTCCCGTACGGCATCGGGGCGTCGTCCTCGGGTACGTCTGGCTGCTAGACGCCGAACCGCATCCCACGCCCGCCCAGCTCACGGCGGCCATGGAGGTCGCCGCCCGGATCGGCGGCCTCCTCGCGGACGAGGAGCGGGCGGGCTCGGACCTCTCCCGGGAGCTGAGGGCTGCCCTGACCGCCGAGCGGGGCTGGCAGTACGACATGGCGCTCGCCGCGCTGCGTACGGCCCTGGGTCCTGACGCCGAGGGGTTGCACACGATGGTGGCCGTGACCCCGTGGCCGGGCGAGGACAGCCCTTCGGCTCGTACGGTCCCGGCCGCGGCGGCGCTCTGCACGGTGCCATGGCCCGCCCCTGCGACGGCACCCGCGACGGCGGCCGGGAGCGGGGAGGCCGCGGACGGACGGGCGCTCGCGGTGCTGGTGCGCCTACGGGCTGCGGACAATCTCGCGCCGGCCGCGGCGGCGGCCGGGCGGCTGCGGGATGCTGCGGGCGGGACGGCCGGAGCGGGTCTTGGCCCGGCGGCCGGCACGAAGGCCGGTACGAAGGCCGGCGCGGGAACCGGGGCGGCGACGGCCGGCTCAGGGGCCGGTGCCGTGGCCGTCGCGGGGATCGCGCTCCCGCGTCGCGGTCTCGCCGACCTGGACACCGCCTGGCGTGAGGCCGCAGCGGCCGCCCGGGCGGCTGCCGCCCAGCCGGGACTCGGTCCGCTCGCCGAGTGGTCGGCCATCGGCCCGTACCGTCTGCTCACCGCGCTCCCCCGGACCGCCCCCGACCCGGCGGTCCAGGCTCTGCTCTCCCCCACCCATGCCGAACTGGCCCGCACCGCCGAGGCGTTCCTCGACAACGCGGGCCAGGCGGGACGCACGGCCGCGGCCCTGGGCATCCACCGCCAGACCCTCTACTACCGGCTCTCGCGGGTCGAGCAGCTGACGGGCCTGGACCTGGACGCGGGTGAGGACCGGCTGCTGCTCCACATGGCGCTCAAGGCGGCGAAGTTGTAG
- the ilvC gene encoding ketol-acid reductoisomerase: protein MAELFYDDDADLSIIQGRKVAVIGYGSQGHAHALSLRDSGVDVRVGLHEGSKSKAKAEEQGLRVVTPAEAAAEADVIMILIPDPIQAQVYEASIAPNLKDGDALFFAHGFNVRFGFIKPPAGVDVALVAPKGPGHLVRRQYEEGRGVPAIAAVEQDATGNAFALALSYAKAIGGTRAGVIKTTFTEETETDLFGEQAVLCGGASALVKAGFETLVEAGYQPEIAYFECLHELKLIVDLMYEGGLEKMRWSVSETAEWGDYITGPRIITDATKAEMKKVLTDIQDGTFAKNWMDEYHGGLKKYNEYKTQDEQHLLETTGKELRKLMSWVNDEEA, encoded by the coding sequence GTGGCCGAGCTGTTCTACGACGACGACGCCGACCTGTCCATCATCCAGGGCCGCAAGGTCGCGGTGATCGGTTACGGCAGCCAGGGCCACGCCCACGCGCTGTCGCTCCGTGACTCGGGTGTCGACGTCCGCGTCGGTCTGCACGAGGGCTCCAAGTCCAAGGCCAAGGCCGAGGAGCAGGGCCTGCGCGTGGTGACGCCCGCCGAGGCCGCCGCCGAGGCCGACGTCATCATGATCCTGATCCCGGACCCGATCCAGGCCCAGGTCTACGAGGCGTCCATCGCCCCGAACCTGAAGGACGGCGACGCGCTGTTCTTCGCCCACGGCTTCAACGTGCGCTTCGGCTTCATCAAGCCCCCGGCCGGCGTCGACGTCGCGCTCGTCGCCCCGAAGGGCCCGGGCCACCTGGTCCGCCGCCAGTACGAGGAGGGCCGCGGCGTCCCCGCGATCGCCGCCGTCGAGCAGGACGCGACCGGCAACGCCTTCGCCCTGGCGCTCTCCTACGCCAAGGCCATCGGCGGCACCCGCGCCGGCGTCATCAAGACGACCTTCACCGAGGAGACCGAGACCGACCTGTTCGGTGAGCAGGCCGTCCTCTGCGGTGGCGCCTCCGCGCTGGTGAAGGCGGGCTTCGAGACCCTGGTCGAGGCCGGCTACCAGCCGGAGATCGCCTACTTCGAGTGCCTGCACGAGCTGAAGCTCATCGTCGACCTCATGTACGAGGGCGGCCTGGAGAAGATGCGCTGGTCGGTCTCCGAGACCGCCGAGTGGGGCGACTACATCACCGGCCCGCGGATCATCACCGACGCCACCAAGGCCGAGATGAAGAAGGTCCTCACCGACATCCAGGACGGCACCTTCGCCAAGAACTGGATGGACGAGTACCACGGTGGCCTGAAGAAGTACAACGAGTACAAGACCCAGGACGAGCAGCACCTCCTGGAGACCACCGGCAAGGAGCTGCGCAAGCTCATGAGCTGGGTGAACGACGAGGAGGCGTAA
- the serA gene encoding phosphoglycerate dehydrogenase yields the protein MSSKPVVLIAEELSPATVDALGPDFEIRHCNGADRAELLPAIADVDAILVRSATKVDAEAIAAAGKLRVVARAGVGLDNVDVSAATKAGVMVVNAPTSNIVTAAELACGLLVATARNIPQANTALKNGEWKRSKYTGVELSEKILGVVGLGRIGVLVAQRMSAFGMKIVAYDPYVQPARAAQMGVKLLALDELLEVADFITVHLPKTPETLGLIGDEALHKVKPSVRIVNAARGGIVDEAALFSALKEGRVAGAGLDVYAKEPCTDSPLFELDQVVCTPHLGASTDEAQEKAGIAVARSVRLALAGELVPDAVNVQGGVIAQDVKPGLPLAEKLGRIFTALAGEVAARLDVEVYGEITQHDVKVLELSALKGVFEDVVDETVSYVNAPLFAQERGVEVRLTTSSESPDHRNVVTVRGTLSSGEEVAVSGTLAGPKHLQKIVAVGDYDVDVALADHMVVLRYEDRPGVVGTVGRILGEAGLNIAGMQVARSEEGGEALVVLTVDDTVPAAVLAEISEEIGAASARSVNLV from the coding sequence GTGAGCTCGAAACCCGTCGTACTCATCGCTGAAGAGCTGTCGCCCGCCACCGTCGACGCACTGGGCCCGGACTTCGAGATCCGGCACTGCAACGGCGCCGACCGCGCCGAACTGCTGCCCGCCATCGCCGATGTGGACGCGATCCTGGTCCGCTCCGCGACCAAGGTCGACGCGGAGGCCATCGCCGCCGCCGGCAAGCTCCGGGTCGTGGCCCGTGCCGGTGTCGGCCTGGACAACGTCGACGTCTCCGCCGCCACCAAGGCCGGCGTCATGGTCGTGAACGCCCCGACCTCCAACATCGTCACCGCCGCCGAGCTCGCCTGCGGCCTGCTCGTCGCCACCGCGCGCAACATTCCGCAGGCCAACACCGCGCTGAAGAACGGCGAGTGGAAGCGCTCGAAGTACACGGGCGTCGAGCTCAGCGAGAAGATCCTCGGTGTCGTCGGCCTCGGCCGCATCGGCGTCCTGGTCGCTCAGCGCATGTCCGCCTTCGGCATGAAGATCGTTGCGTACGACCCCTACGTGCAGCCGGCCCGCGCCGCCCAGATGGGGGTGAAGCTGTTGGCCCTGGACGAGCTTCTGGAGGTCGCCGACTTCATCACCGTCCACCTGCCGAAGACCCCGGAGACCCTCGGTCTCATCGGCGACGAGGCGCTGCACAAGGTCAAGCCCAGCGTCCGGATCGTCAACGCCGCGCGCGGCGGGATCGTCGACGAGGCGGCGCTGTTCTCCGCCCTCAAGGAGGGCCGGGTCGCCGGCGCCGGTCTCGACGTGTACGCGAAGGAGCCCTGCACGGACTCCCCGCTCTTCGAGCTCGACCAGGTCGTCTGCACCCCGCACCTCGGCGCGTCCACGGACGAGGCCCAGGAGAAGGCCGGTATCGCGGTCGCCCGCTCGGTGCGGCTCGCGCTCGCCGGTGAGCTCGTGCCGGACGCGGTCAACGTCCAGGGCGGTGTCATTGCCCAGGACGTCAAGCCGGGTCTGCCGCTCGCCGAGAAGCTCGGCCGCATCTTCACCGCGCTTGCGGGCGAGGTCGCGGCGCGTCTCGACGTGGAGGTGTACGGCGAGATCACCCAGCACGACGTCAAGGTGCTCGAACTCTCCGCGCTCAAGGGTGTGTTCGAGGACGTGGTCGACGAGACCGTGTCGTACGTCAACGCCCCGCTGTTCGCGCAGGAGCGCGGTGTCGAGGTCCGGCTGACGACCTCCAGTGAGTCCCCCGACCACCGCAACGTGGTCACCGTGCGCGGCACGCTCTCGAGCGGCGAGGAGGTCGCGGTCTCCGGCACGCTGGCCGGCCCCAAGCACCTCCAGAAGATCGTCGCCGTCGGCGACTACGACGTGGACGTCGCGCTCGCCGACCACATGGTGGTGCTCCGCTACGAGGACCGCCCCGGTGTCGTCGGTACGGTCGGCCGGATCCTCGGTGAGGCCGGTCTGAACATCGCCGGGATGCAGGTGGCGCGCTCGGAGGAGGGCGGCGAGGCGCTCGTCGTGCTCACCGTGGACGACACGGTCCCTGCCGCGGTGCTCGCCGAGATCTCGGAGGAGATCGGAGCGGCCTCGGCCCGCTCGGTCAACCTGGTCTGA
- the ilvN gene encoding acetolactate synthase small subunit, with product MTRHTLSVLVENTPGILARIAALFSRRGFNIDSLAVGVTEHPDISRITIVVNVEDLPLEQVTKQLNKLVNVLKIVELEPSAAIQRELVLVKVRADNETRSQIVEIVQLFRAKTVDVSPEAVTIEATGSSDKLDAMLKMLEQFGIKELVQSGTIAIGRGARSITDRSLRALDRSA from the coding sequence ATGACTAGGCACACGCTCTCCGTCCTGGTGGAGAACACCCCCGGCATCCTGGCCCGGATCGCCGCCCTGTTCTCCCGCCGCGGCTTCAACATCGACTCGCTCGCCGTCGGTGTCACCGAACACCCCGACATCTCCCGCATCACCATCGTGGTCAATGTCGAGGACCTGCCGCTGGAGCAGGTGACCAAGCAGCTCAACAAGCTGGTCAACGTCCTGAAGATCGTCGAACTCGAGCCCTCCGCTGCGATCCAGCGCGAGCTCGTCCTGGTGAAGGTCCGCGCCGACAACGAGACCCGTTCCCAGATCGTCGAGATCGTCCAGCTGTTCCGCGCCAAGACCGTGGACGTCTCGCCCGAGGCGGTCACCATCGAGGCCACCGGTTCGAGTGACAAGCTCGACGCGATGCTCAAGATGCTGGAGCAGTTCGGCATCAAGGAACTCGTGCAGTCCGGCACGATCGCCATAGGGCGTGGTGCCCGGTCCATCACGGACCGCTCCCTGCGGGCCCTCGACCGCAGCGCCTGA